A single window of [Limnothrix rosea] IAM M-220 DNA harbors:
- the hemC gene encoding hydroxymethylbilane synthase, protein MTAVTTSQRTVKIGSRKSQLALVQTYWVRDELQKAYPDIKFEVQTMETQGDKVLDVALSKIGDKGLFTQELEDGMLKRETDFAVHSLKDLPTNLPEGLMLGCVTERVDPADALVVHEKHKDKKLDTLPEGAIIGTSSLRRLAQLRHHYPHLQFKDIRGNVNTRLAKLDSGDYDAIILAAAGLQRLDFGDRIHQVISGDISLHAVGQGALGIECRDGDTEILDLLRSVLEHAESRDRCYAERAFLRELEGGCQVPIGVNTTIDGDELHLVGMVASLDGKILIRDEVRGNRADAEKLGIQLAEKVVAQGADKVLAEINEVNRS, encoded by the coding sequence ATGACCGCTGTGACCACCTCTCAACGTACTGTAAAAATTGGCTCTCGTAAAAGCCAGCTGGCATTAGTTCAGACCTATTGGGTGCGCGATGAGCTACAAAAAGCTTACCCCGATATTAAGTTTGAAGTGCAAACAATGGAAACTCAGGGTGACAAGGTTCTAGATGTTGCGCTTTCAAAAATTGGTGATAAGGGACTTTTTACCCAAGAGCTTGAAGATGGCATGCTCAAGCGGGAAACAGATTTTGCTGTGCATTCTTTAAAGGATCTGCCAACGAATTTGCCTGAGGGTCTGATGTTGGGCTGTGTCACAGAGCGGGTGGATCCTGCCGATGCTCTTGTGGTTCATGAGAAGCATAAAGACAAAAAACTTGATACTCTCCCCGAAGGTGCAATTATTGGAACGTCTTCTTTGCGTCGTTTAGCGCAGCTGCGCCACCATTATCCCCATCTCCAGTTTAAGGATATTCGTGGCAATGTAAATACGCGCCTCGCCAAGCTTGATAGTGGTGATTATGATGCGATTATTTTGGCGGCGGCTGGTTTACAACGTCTCGATTTCGGCGATCGCATTCACCAAGTGATCTCGGGTGATATTTCCCTTCATGCCGTTGGTCAAGGGGCACTGGGCATCGAATGTCGTGATGGTGATACTGAGATTTTAGATCTACTTCGTTCCGTACTTGAGCATGCAGAAAGCCGTGATCGCTGTTATGCTGAGCGAGCATTTTTGCGTGAATTAGAAGGTGGTTGCCAAGTGCCTATTGGTGTCAATACGACGATTGATGGTGATGAGTTGCATCTTGTGGGCATGGTAGCGAGTCTTGACGGTAAAATTTTAATTCGCGATGAAGTTCGCGGTAACCGTGCCGATGCTGAAAAATTAGGTATTCAACTTGCAGAAAAAGTTGTGGCTCAAGGTGCGGACAAGGTGCTTGCAGAAATTAATGAAGTCAATCGCTCCTAG
- a CDS encoding DUF2237 family protein — translation MKNNTSKNVLGTQLLSCSTEPMTGFYRDGCCTTGINDFGRHVVCAKMTPAFLEFTKNQGNDLSTPVPAYNFPGLKPGDRWCLCAARWQEAFEMGVAPSVVLEATHEKALEIVSLEDLQRHTIVS, via the coding sequence ATGAAAAATAACACTTCTAAAAATGTTTTGGGTACGCAGTTACTGAGCTGTTCTACGGAGCCTATGACTGGTTTTTATCGGGATGGCTGTTGTACGACTGGTATAAATGATTTTGGTCGCCATGTGGTTTGTGCAAAGATGACACCTGCATTCCTTGAATTCACTAAAAATCAGGGTAATGACTTGAGTACTCCGGTGCCTGCGTATAATTTTCCGGGGTTAAAGCCCGGCGATCGCTGGTGTTTGTGTGCAGCGCGTTGGCAGGAGGCTTTTGAGATGGGTGTAGCGCCGTCTGTTGTCCTTGAGGCAACCCATGAAAAGGCATTGGAAATTGTTTCTCTTGAGGATTTACAACGTCATACAATTGTGTCTTAA
- a CDS encoding NADAR family protein produces MESQAEAIYFYKAYDPYGCFSNFSPHPIYCDGIHWSTVEHFYQAQKFVTTPDAAIIPVIHSAPTPEAAAALGRSPRYSPRHDWERVKQAVMWQGVLKKFTTHIEIAEILLGTGDAEIIEDSPVDYYWGCGKDKTGYNHLGKLLMKVRQYLRQNSQWKISCIE; encoded by the coding sequence ATGGAGTCCCAAGCCGAGGCGATCTATTTTTATAAAGCTTACGATCCCTATGGTTGTTTCTCTAACTTTTCCCCTCACCCAATCTATTGCGACGGTATTCACTGGTCTACCGTTGAACACTTTTATCAAGCCCAGAAATTTGTGACAACCCCAGATGCTGCGATTATTCCAGTGATTCATAGCGCACCCACGCCAGAAGCAGCGGCGGCTCTTGGTCGGAGCCCTCGTTATTCGCCGCGCCATGACTGGGAACGCGTCAAACAAGCCGTTATGTGGCAAGGTGTTCTGAAGAAATTCACAACCCATATCGAGATTGCTGAAATTCTTCTCGGCACTGGTGATGCCGAAATCATTGAAGACTCTCCAGTTGATTATTATTGGGGCTGCGGAAAAGATAAAACCGGCTATAACCATTTAGGTAAGTTATTGATGAAGGTGCGTCAGTATCTGCGACAAAATTCTCAGTGGAAAATCAGTTGCATTGAGTAA
- a CDS encoding NIL domain-containing protein, whose amino-acid sequence MKKRVTLTFPQDTVQMPVTYRLAKDFNIAANIIRAQVAPNQVGKLVVELQGDIDAIEMSLEWMKSKGILVSLASKEITINEDICVDCGLCTGVCPTGALSLNPATFRLQFTRQKCVVCEQCLPTCPVQAIATNF is encoded by the coding sequence ATGAAAAAGCGAGTAACCCTGACTTTCCCCCAAGACACTGTCCAAATGCCAGTAACCTATCGTCTCGCAAAGGATTTTAATATTGCAGCAAACATTATTCGCGCCCAAGTTGCCCCCAACCAAGTTGGCAAATTAGTAGTTGAGCTACAAGGAGATATTGATGCCATCGAAATGTCCCTTGAATGGATGAAAAGTAAAGGCATACTAGTCTCTTTAGCCAGTAAAGAAATCACCATTAACGAAGACATTTGTGTTGACTGTGGCCTGTGCACAGGTGTCTGTCCCACGGGAGCTTTATCTCTAAATCCAGCCACATTTCGATTACAATTTACACGCCAAAAATGCGTCGTTTGCGAACAATGTTTACCCACTTGTCCGGTACAGGCGATCGCCACAAACTTTTAA
- a CDS encoding YdcF family protein — protein MTLSHGRYVRKRTFKNWRSPRKKKRPSFQVFALALGFTIALGGVTYYKIQQAHLKPDVIFVLGGHEEREKFAAELAQSDPSLEIWVSSGSPRDYAQKIFQHYGVEGDRLHLDYQAKDTVTNFTSVVDDFKRKNIKSVYLITSENHMQRAQIVAQIIFGSQGIAVKPLPVPSQNPPEAKIKYLRDGLRSILWVFTRETGEEWFDKNSVTVVTTKNL, from the coding sequence ATGACTCTCTCGCACGGTCGGTATGTTCGAAAGCGAACTTTCAAAAATTGGCGATCGCCCCGCAAAAAAAAGCGGCCATCTTTTCAAGTCTTTGCCTTGGCTTTAGGTTTCACTATTGCCCTAGGAGGCGTTACCTATTACAAAATTCAACAGGCACACCTTAAGCCTGATGTTATTTTTGTCTTAGGAGGCCATGAAGAGCGGGAAAAATTTGCCGCAGAACTTGCCCAAAGTGATCCTTCCTTAGAAATTTGGGTTTCTTCAGGTAGTCCGCGGGATTATGCTCAAAAGATTTTTCAGCATTATGGAGTTGAAGGCGATCGCCTGCATCTTGATTACCAAGCCAAAGACACAGTGACAAATTTCACCAGTGTTGTGGATGACTTTAAACGAAAAAATATTAAAAGCGTTTATCTCATCACCTCAGAAAACCATATGCAGCGAGCACAGATTGTTGCCCAAATCATTTTTGGTAGTCAAGGCATCGCCGTTAAACCATTGCCCGTACCATCCCAAAATCCACCAGAAGCCAAAATTAAATACTTACGCGACGGTTTGCGTTCGATTCTTTGGGTTTTTACGCGAGAAACTGGCGAAGAATGGTTCGATAAAAATTCTGTAACGGTAGTGACAACCAAAAATTTATAA